The following nucleotide sequence is from Streptomyces sp. HUAS CB01.
GCGGTGCCGGTCGATCTCGCGGAAGGACTCGGTGACGAGCGCCTCGATGGTCTCCCTCGGCCCGAGCCCGGCGGCGAGGACGGCGTCGTACCCCGCCCACAGCTCGTCGAGGAAGGTGGAGAGGATCTCGTCGAGGATCGACTCCTTGGAGTCGAAGTGGTAGTAGAGGCTGCCCGCGAGCATCCCCGCCTCGTCGGCGATCCTGCGGACGGTGGTGGCGTTGTAGCCGTGGGCGGCGAACACCTCGGCCGCGGTGCCGAGCAGTTCACGGCGCCGCTCGGGCGAGGCGCTCACCTGGGTCTTCTTCTTGTTCGTGGCCACACGTCCATTCTCGTCCCGCCCGGGTGCACGCTTGCCCGGCCCTGGCACGGCGGCCGGGCTGTCCGCAGCCGGCCCCGGGCCGATCCGGTCCCTGCCTGGTCCTGGTGATGTCGGGTCCACGTGGGGCCCTACGGATGCTGGGAGCTGACGGACACGGTCTCGCCGGTCATGTACGAGGAGTAGCCGCTGGCGAGGAAGACGATCACGTTGGCGACCTCCCACGGCTCGGCGTGCCGGCCGAAGGCCTCCCGGGCGGTGAGGTCCTCCAGCAGTTCGGCGGATGTGACCTTCACCAGGTGCGGATGCATGGCGAGGCTGGGCGCGACGGCGTTGACGCGGACTCCGAACTCCGCCGCCTCGACGGCGGCGCACCGGGTCAGGGCCATGACCCCGGCCTTGGCGGCCGCGTAGTGGGCCTGTCCGGCCTGGGCCCGCCAGCCGACGACGGAGGCGTTGTTGACGACGACGCCGCCGCGGCCCGAGTCACGGAAGGCGCGCAACGCGGCGCGCGTGCAGCGGAAGGTGCCGTTCAGGGTGACGTCGAGGACGCGGGACCACTGCGCGTCGGTCATGTCGACGAGCGGGGCGGTCCCGCCGAGGCCCGCATTGTTGACGACGACGTCGAGGCCGCCGTGCAGCCGTGCCGCCTCTCCGAAGAGGGCCCGCACCTGGGTCTCGTCGGTGACGTCGCAGACCAGTGAGGCGACGGCGTCCGGGCCGAACTCGTCCGCGAGCGCCTTCCCGGTCTCCTCGAGGCGGCGCGCGTGCGCGTCGCTGACCAGGACCCGGGCGCCCTCCTCCAG
It contains:
- a CDS encoding TetR/AcrR family transcriptional regulator codes for the protein MATNKKKTQVSASPERRRELLGTAAEVFAAHGYNATTVRRIADEAGMLAGSLYYHFDSKESILDEILSTFLDELWAGYDAVLAAGLGPRETIEALVTESFREIDRHRAAVAIYQKESRHLSAQPRFRYLADSQEKFEEAWLGTLERGVASGAFRDDLDVRLTYRFVRDTVWVAASWYRPGGHHSPEEIARQYLSMVLDGIAVRH
- a CDS encoding SDR family oxidoreductase → MGDKATDGKPPYVPGHALLDGRTAVVTAAAGAGIGGATARRLLEEGARVLVSDAHARRLEETGKALADEFGPDAVASLVCDVTDETQVRALFGEAARLHGGLDVVVNNAGLGGTAPLVDMTDAQWSRVLDVTLNGTFRCTRAALRAFRDSGRGGVVVNNASVVGWRAQAGQAHYAAAKAGVMALTRCAAVEAAEFGVRVNAVAPSLAMHPHLVKVTSAELLEDLTAREAFGRHAEPWEVANVIVFLASGYSSYMTGETVSVSSQHP